Proteins from one Natrinema salinisoli genomic window:
- the icd gene encoding isocitrate dehydrogenase (NADP(+)): MSYDKIEVPDEGEQITLKAGTEDELEVPDNPIIPIIYGDGVGSDVGPAAQKVLEAAAEATGRDINWMRVYAGESAREKYDENLPQETVEAIKEHRVAIKGPLTTPVGAGFRSLNVALRKKLDLYANVRPTYYLDGVPSPVSEPEQMDMVTFRENTEDVYAGIEWEEGTDEVEEVKEFVEEDMGFDNTIHDGPVGIGIKPITEFGSKRLIRRAIDYALEHDRDSVTLVHKGNIMKFTEGQFRDWGYEVAEEEYGDEVITEDTLWEERDGEQPDDAVVVNDRIADNMLQQLLTRTDNYDVIATMNLNGDYMSDAAGAQIGGLGIAPGSNFGDGLLLAEPVHGSAPKYEGQDKVNPTAMILSGRMMLDYIGWDDAAELVRDAVEETISSGKVTYDLERNLEDAEKLATSEYAEEVVKNIEKLA; encoded by the coding sequence ATGAGCTACGACAAGATCGAGGTCCCCGACGAGGGGGAGCAGATCACGCTGAAAGCGGGTACCGAGGACGAGCTCGAGGTACCTGACAACCCGATTATCCCGATTATCTACGGTGACGGTGTCGGGAGCGACGTCGGTCCCGCCGCACAGAAGGTCCTGGAGGCCGCCGCGGAGGCGACCGGCCGCGACATCAATTGGATGCGAGTCTACGCCGGCGAGTCCGCTCGCGAGAAGTACGACGAGAACCTGCCACAGGAGACCGTTGAAGCGATCAAGGAACACCGCGTCGCGATCAAGGGCCCGCTGACGACCCCCGTCGGTGCCGGGTTCCGCTCGCTGAACGTCGCGCTGCGAAAGAAGCTCGACCTCTACGCGAACGTCCGACCGACCTACTACCTCGACGGCGTCCCATCCCCTGTCTCCGAGCCGGAGCAGATGGACATGGTCACCTTCCGTGAGAACACGGAAGACGTCTACGCCGGCATCGAGTGGGAGGAAGGCACCGACGAAGTCGAGGAGGTCAAGGAGTTCGTCGAGGAGGACATGGGCTTCGACAACACCATCCACGACGGCCCCGTCGGCATCGGCATCAAGCCGATCACGGAATTCGGCTCCAAGCGCCTGATCCGACGCGCCATCGACTACGCCCTCGAGCACGACCGCGACTCCGTCACGCTGGTCCACAAGGGCAACATCATGAAGTTCACCGAGGGTCAGTTCCGCGACTGGGGCTACGAGGTCGCCGAGGAGGAGTACGGTGACGAGGTCATCACCGAGGACACCCTCTGGGAGGAGCGCGACGGCGAACAGCCCGACGATGCAGTCGTCGTCAACGACCGCATCGCGGACAACATGCTCCAGCAGCTCCTGACCCGAACGGACAACTACGACGTCATCGCGACGATGAATCTCAACGGGGACTACATGTCCGACGCCGCCGGCGCACAGATCGGCGGCCTCGGCATCGCGCCCGGATCGAACTTCGGCGACGGCCTCCTGCTGGCCGAACCCGTCCACGGCTCCGCTCCCAAGTACGAGGGGCAGGACAAGGTCAACCCGACCGCCATGATCCTCTCGGGCCGCATGATGCTCGACTACATCGGCTGGGACGACGCCGCCGAGCTCGTCCGCGACGCCGTCGAGGAAACCATCTCCTCCGGCAAGGTCACCTACGACCTCGAGCGTAACCTCGAGGACGCCGAGAAGCTCGCCACCAGCGAGTACGCCGAGGAAGTCGTCAAGAACATCGAGAAACTGGCGTAA
- a CDS encoding DUF5817 domain-containing protein — translation MYAVVGCSECSNLWIIEGRSETTQCPRCGARKSYEKRKKFVETDDAAHARDVRASMLANRQGEGEAFAELDSFAALEDDVAGGVVDDDEYLEESGLDVDEVAAAGDRDPRGSSHSGSKKEIVKGALDTLDRPTEDEVVDYAGERGVPADYVRDALEKLARRGVVSESRGRYRLL, via the coding sequence ATGTACGCCGTCGTCGGCTGCAGCGAGTGTTCGAACCTCTGGATCATCGAGGGCCGATCGGAGACGACCCAGTGTCCCCGCTGTGGCGCGCGCAAATCCTACGAGAAGCGCAAGAAGTTCGTCGAGACCGACGACGCCGCCCACGCTCGCGACGTCCGCGCGTCGATGCTCGCGAACCGCCAGGGAGAGGGCGAGGCCTTCGCCGAACTCGACTCCTTCGCCGCCCTCGAGGACGACGTCGCCGGCGGCGTCGTCGACGACGACGAGTACCTCGAGGAGTCCGGACTGGACGTCGACGAAGTCGCAGCCGCCGGCGATCGCGATCCGCGCGGCTCGAGCCACAGCGGGAGCAAGAAGGAGATCGTGAAAGGTGCGCTCGATACCCTCGACCGGCCGACCGAGGACGAGGTCGTCGACTACGCCGGCGAACGCGGCGTCCCCGCCGACTACGTCAGGGATGCACTCGAGAAGCTCGCGCGACGCGGCGTCGTGAGCGAAAGTCGCGGGCGATACCGGCTGTTGTGA
- a CDS encoding GNAT family N-acetyltransferase: protein MTDVDVSVADTKRRREDAFAVRRTVFVDEQGVDEDLEYDDHDETATHFVAYDGDEPIGAARLREYEDGVGKVERVAVLEPRREEGVGRALMTALEDRADERGFATLKLHSQTRAADFYRRLGYERRGEEFEEAGIPHVEMRKRLE, encoded by the coding sequence ATGACCGACGTCGATGTTTCCGTTGCAGATACGAAGCGACGACGCGAGGACGCCTTCGCGGTCCGACGAACGGTCTTCGTCGACGAACAGGGCGTCGACGAAGACCTCGAGTACGACGACCACGACGAAACGGCCACGCACTTCGTCGCGTACGACGGCGACGAGCCGATCGGCGCGGCTCGGCTTCGCGAGTACGAAGACGGCGTCGGCAAAGTCGAACGGGTTGCCGTCCTCGAGCCCCGGCGCGAGGAGGGTGTCGGTCGGGCACTGATGACTGCCCTCGAGGACCGCGCCGACGAGCGGGGGTTCGCGACGCTGAAACTCCACTCACAGACTCGGGCTGCCGACTTCTATCGGCGGTTGGGGTACGAACGGCGGGGGGAGGAGTTCGAGGAGGCCGGGATTCCACACGTCGAAATGCGAAAGCGACTGGAGTGA
- the map gene encoding type II methionyl aminopeptidase — protein sequence MTEPEVDLESEQYEKHREAGAILAQVREETAERVEVGASHLEVAEWAEERIRELGGQPAFPVNISIDEEAAHATPSIGDETTFGEEMVNLDIGVHVDGWLADTAITVDLSGNPELAEASEQALEAAIDIIEPGIGTGEIGATIEEVIDGYGYNPVVNLTGHGLGHWEQHTAPNIPNRAVSQGTTLEVGDVVAIEPFATDGGGKVSEGASEEIFSLEREGTVRNRQAREALEQITEEFRTLPFATRWLETDRAEMALRRLKRNDIVHGYPVLKEDDGKLVSQKEHTIIITEDGCEVTTAD from the coding sequence ATGACCGAACCCGAGGTGGACCTCGAGTCCGAGCAGTACGAGAAACACCGCGAAGCGGGGGCGATCCTCGCGCAGGTACGCGAAGAAACGGCCGAACGCGTCGAGGTCGGTGCGAGCCACCTCGAGGTCGCAGAGTGGGCCGAGGAGCGCATCCGGGAACTCGGCGGTCAACCCGCGTTCCCCGTCAACATCTCCATCGACGAGGAGGCGGCTCACGCGACGCCGTCGATCGGTGACGAGACGACCTTCGGCGAGGAGATGGTCAATCTCGACATCGGCGTCCACGTCGACGGTTGGCTGGCCGACACCGCGATCACCGTCGACCTCTCCGGGAATCCCGAACTGGCGGAGGCGTCCGAGCAGGCCCTCGAGGCGGCAATCGATATCATCGAGCCCGGCATCGGAACCGGCGAGATCGGTGCGACGATCGAGGAGGTGATCGACGGCTACGGCTACAACCCCGTCGTCAACCTCACTGGACACGGGCTGGGCCACTGGGAGCAACACACCGCGCCGAACATCCCGAATCGCGCCGTCTCACAGGGGACGACCCTCGAGGTCGGCGACGTGGTCGCGATCGAGCCGTTCGCGACGGACGGCGGCGGGAAGGTCTCCGAAGGCGCGAGCGAGGAAATCTTCTCCCTCGAGCGGGAGGGGACCGTCCGGAACCGGCAGGCCCGCGAGGCCCTCGAACAGATTACCGAGGAGTTCCGCACGCTTCCCTTCGCGACGCGGTGGCTCGAGACGGACCGGGCCGAGATGGCGCTGCGCCGGCTCAAGCGAAACGACATCGTCCACGGGTATCCGGTGCTCAAGGAAGACGACGGCAAGCTCGTCAGTCAGAAAGAGCACACGATCATCATCACCGAAGACGGCTGTGAAGTGACGACCGCGGACTAG
- a CDS encoding cupin domain-containing protein: MDYKVVQTDDVPLTDLSDVDEVPPDLRIRALDEFLETDALNLKLWYFEPGEEIQYHAHAEQEELYYVLEGEFSVKLGRSGEEEYIDAGPGTFWIAKPEIGHGHRNVGDEEGVVLAIGAPAVDDPGLDPHQLDDE, from the coding sequence ATGGACTACAAAGTGGTCCAGACGGACGACGTACCGCTCACCGATCTCTCCGACGTCGACGAGGTGCCGCCGGATCTGCGCATCCGCGCGCTCGACGAGTTCTTGGAGACCGACGCGCTCAACCTCAAACTCTGGTACTTCGAGCCCGGCGAGGAGATCCAGTACCACGCACACGCCGAACAGGAGGAGCTCTACTACGTCCTCGAGGGAGAGTTCTCGGTGAAACTCGGGCGGTCGGGCGAGGAAGAGTACATCGACGCCGGACCGGGGACGTTCTGGATCGCCAAACCGGAGATCGGGCACGGCCACCGGAACGTCGGCGACGAGGAGGGCGTGGTCCTCGCGATCGGCGCACCCGCGGTCGACGATCCGGGGCTCGATCCGCACCAACTCGACGACGAGTAA
- a CDS encoding amidohydrolase: MTAAADLLLVDAEVQTLTESGTVYEAVAIRDGEIVRLGDTDECEFLAGVETDVIECEGRVVLPGFIDAHTHMEQLGQHLVHADLSSADSAAECVQSLREHAADEPDRGWILGFGYDDSAWPDAQSSPLTRAQLDRVSEDRPVVAMRVDLHTASLNSVALETLADALPEGDLKQEDGEPTGVAVEDAAEAVRKRLTADREEMRDVLAAAGEYAVEHGVTGVHDKVRGSVAPRVYRELAAEGDLPLRVRIDYWSDHLEALVEVGLGTNDGDERVQTGAIKSFSDGSFGSRTAKLREPYADFDADGDTDADDSDEAIDGCGQWVVEPDDLAALVERADGDGYQLCVHAIGDEAIEETLSALESTADPGGSRHRIEHAELATDDHLERMADVGIVASMQPNFHRWADDGGLYDRRLGEDRRRRTNRFRRVLEASVPLAFGSDCMPLDPLLGIHHAVNAPTETQQLSVTEALRAYTRGAAYAGFDDDRLGALEPGNRGDLVILEESPWDQSDRIDEIEVATTIVGGEVVFDGRSE, translated from the coding sequence ATGACGGCGGCCGCCGACCTCCTCCTCGTCGACGCGGAGGTCCAGACGCTCACCGAATCGGGCACCGTGTACGAAGCAGTCGCGATCCGCGACGGCGAGATCGTCCGGCTCGGAGACACGGACGAGTGCGAGTTCCTCGCGGGCGTCGAGACCGACGTGATCGAGTGCGAGGGCCGCGTCGTCTTGCCCGGATTCATCGACGCGCACACGCACATGGAGCAACTGGGACAGCACCTGGTTCACGCGGACCTCTCGAGCGCCGATAGCGCGGCGGAGTGCGTACAGTCGCTCCGCGAACACGCCGCCGACGAGCCGGATCGCGGGTGGATCCTCGGGTTCGGCTACGACGACAGCGCGTGGCCCGACGCGCAGTCGTCCCCGCTGACGCGCGCACAACTCGACCGGGTCAGCGAGGATCGACCGGTCGTCGCGATGCGGGTCGATCTGCACACCGCCTCGTTGAATTCGGTCGCGCTCGAGACCCTCGCCGACGCCCTGCCCGAAGGCGACCTCAAGCAGGAGGACGGCGAGCCGACGGGCGTCGCCGTCGAAGACGCCGCCGAGGCGGTCAGGAAGCGACTCACGGCCGACCGGGAGGAGATGCGGGACGTGCTCGCGGCAGCGGGGGAGTACGCCGTCGAGCACGGCGTGACCGGCGTCCACGACAAGGTCCGCGGCTCGGTCGCCCCGCGCGTCTACCGCGAACTGGCCGCGGAGGGCGACCTCCCGCTGCGCGTGCGGATCGACTACTGGAGCGACCACCTCGAGGCCCTCGTCGAGGTCGGGCTGGGGACGAACGACGGCGACGAGCGCGTGCAGACTGGCGCGATCAAATCCTTCTCGGACGGGAGCTTCGGGAGTCGGACGGCGAAGCTCCGGGAGCCGTACGCGGATTTCGACGCCGATGGCGACACCGACGCCGACGATTCCGACGAGGCGATCGACGGATGCGGCCAGTGGGTCGTCGAACCGGACGATCTCGCTGCCCTCGTCGAGCGGGCCGACGGGGACGGATACCAGCTCTGTGTCCACGCGATCGGCGACGAGGCGATCGAGGAGACGCTGTCGGCGCTGGAATCGACCGCCGACCCCGGCGGCTCGCGCCACCGGATCGAACACGCGGAGCTGGCGACCGACGACCACCTCGAGCGAATGGCCGACGTGGGGATCGTCGCGTCGATGCAGCCGAATTTCCATCGCTGGGCCGACGACGGCGGGCTGTACGACCGGCGACTGGGCGAAGATCGGCGCAGGCGGACGAACCGGTTCCGCCGGGTGCTCGAGGCCAGCGTCCCCCTCGCCTTCGGCTCGGACTGCATGCCGCTGGACCCCCTCCTGGGAATCCATCACGCAGTGAACGCGCCGACGGAGACGCAGCAACTGTCCGTGACCGAAGCGTTACGCGCCTACACGCGAGGCGCTGCCTACGCCGGCTTCGACGACGACCGACTCGGCGCGCTCGAGCCCGGCAACCGCGGAGACCTCGTAATTCTCGAGGAGTCGCCGTGGGATCAATCGGACCGGATCGACGAGATCGAGGTTGCGACGACGATCGTCGGCGGCGAGGTCGTGTTCGACGGCCGCTCGGAGTGA
- the hmgA gene encoding hydroxymethylglutaryl-CoA reductase (NADPH), with protein MTDAEDLAERVRDGDLRIHELEEHADYDTAAHARRLLVERETGTELEAIGDYAFPAERADPNIENMIGAAQVPMGVVGPVPVNGGATDGEHYLPLATTEGALLASVNRGLGVISTAGGADARVTKNGMTRAPVFRVAGVAEAAETVEWVEDNFEALREAAEATTSHGELLDIEPYVVGDSVYLRFAYDTKDAMGMNMATIATGEACELVERETPASLVALSGNLCSDKKPAAINAVEGRGRSVTADVVVPGEFVEDRLHTTADAIAEANTRKNLIGSAKAGSLGFNAHAANVVGAAFLATGQDEAQVVEAANTITTMDARERDDGTTDLYASVSLASLEVGTVGGGTKLPTQAEALEILGLRGGGDPPGSNADALAEIIAVGALAGELSLLAALASRHLASAHEDLGR; from the coding sequence ATGACAGACGCCGAGGACCTCGCCGAGCGGGTGCGCGACGGCGACCTTCGCATTCACGAACTCGAGGAGCACGCCGACTACGACACCGCGGCCCACGCGCGCCGGCTGCTCGTCGAACGCGAGACGGGGACCGAACTCGAGGCGATCGGGGACTACGCGTTCCCGGCCGAGCGGGCGGATCCGAACATCGAGAACATGATCGGCGCGGCGCAGGTGCCGATGGGCGTCGTCGGCCCCGTTCCGGTGAACGGCGGGGCGACCGACGGCGAACACTACCTCCCGCTCGCGACGACGGAGGGCGCGCTGCTGGCGTCGGTCAACCGCGGTCTCGGCGTAATCAGCACCGCCGGCGGGGCCGACGCGCGCGTAACGAAAAACGGGATGACTCGAGCGCCGGTCTTTCGGGTGGCGGGCGTCGCGGAGGCCGCCGAGACCGTCGAGTGGGTCGAGGACAATTTCGAGGCGCTCCGGGAGGCCGCCGAAGCGACGACGAGCCACGGCGAGTTGCTCGATATCGAGCCCTACGTCGTCGGCGACTCCGTCTACCTGCGCTTTGCCTACGACACCAAGGACGCGATGGGGATGAACATGGCCACGATCGCGACCGGCGAGGCCTGCGAACTCGTCGAGCGGGAGACGCCGGCCTCGCTCGTGGCCCTCTCGGGTAACCTCTGCTCGGACAAGAAACCCGCCGCGATCAACGCCGTCGAAGGTCGCGGCCGCTCCGTCACCGCCGACGTGGTGGTCCCAGGCGAATTCGTCGAGGATCGGCTCCACACGACCGCCGACGCCATCGCCGAGGCTAACACTCGCAAAAATCTGATCGGGAGCGCCAAAGCGGGCAGTCTGGGTTTCAACGCCCACGCAGCCAACGTCGTCGGCGCAGCGTTCCTCGCGACCGGCCAGGACGAGGCCCAGGTCGTCGAGGCCGCGAACACGATCACCACCATGGACGCCCGCGAACGCGACGACGGCACTACCGACCTCTACGCCAGCGTCTCGCTGGCCTCCCTCGAGGTCGGCACCGTCGGCGGCGGCACGAAACTCCCGACGCAGGCCGAAGCGCTCGAGATTCTGGGCCTTCGAGGGGGCGGTGACCCACCCGGATCGAACGCCGACGCGCTCGCCGAGATCATCGCCGTCGGCGCGCTGGCGGGCGAGCTCTCGCTGTTAGCTGCGCTCGCCTCGCGACATCTCGCGAGCGCTCACGAGGATCTGGGCCGATAG
- a CDS encoding ArsR/SmtB family transcription factor → MSNTADRPTRCPRIEQDGEIGCDPHRIMELLSDDDARAVYLLVEEPATVRDVSDELDLPQSTAYRKVEHLREAGLISRLNERSRTGTPAHYVQAMDHVSVTYDDPLRIECACNGNVLYCEP, encoded by the coding sequence ATGAGCAATACAGCCGATCGGCCGACCCGCTGTCCGCGGATCGAACAGGACGGAGAGATCGGGTGTGACCCTCATCGGATCATGGAGCTGCTCAGCGACGACGACGCTCGAGCGGTGTATCTGCTCGTCGAGGAGCCGGCGACGGTGCGTGACGTCTCCGACGAGCTCGACCTCCCGCAGTCGACGGCGTACAGGAAGGTCGAGCACCTGCGGGAGGCCGGCCTCATCTCACGGCTCAACGAACGCTCGCGGACCGGGACCCCCGCACACTACGTGCAGGCCATGGATCACGTGTCGGTGACCTACGACGATCCGCTCCGGATCGAGTGTGCGTGCAACGGAAACGTCCTGTATTGCGAGCCCTGA
- a CDS encoding HIT family protein produces MDQVFAPWRIEWIRREEKNPDIEECVFCELPEQETDRENLLVARSEHAFVMLNNYPYNPGHLMVIPRTHTGEYGALADDVLLDHARLKQRTFDALEVALEPDGFNAGLNLGDGAGGSIDDHLHTHVVPRWQGDTNFMPVLSDTTVIVEALEATYDHVHDAFAAQDGAVVPDEDSAVVFE; encoded by the coding sequence ATGGACCAGGTGTTCGCACCGTGGCGAATCGAGTGGATCAGACGCGAGGAGAAGAACCCCGACATCGAGGAGTGTGTCTTCTGTGAACTGCCCGAGCAGGAGACCGATCGAGAGAACCTGCTCGTCGCCCGAAGCGAGCACGCGTTCGTCATGCTGAACAACTACCCGTACAACCCGGGACACCTGATGGTCATCCCGCGAACCCACACCGGCGAATACGGGGCTCTCGCGGACGATGTCCTCCTCGATCACGCCCGCTTGAAACAGCGAACGTTCGATGCCCTCGAGGTCGCCCTCGAGCCGGACGGGTTCAACGCCGGCTTGAACCTCGGTGACGGGGCGGGTGGCTCGATCGACGACCACCTGCACACCCACGTCGTTCCGCGGTGGCAAGGCGACACCAACTTCATGCCCGTTCTCAGCGATACGACGGTAATCGTTGAGGCACTCGAGGCAACGTACGACCACGTCCACGACGCCTTCGCCGCTCAGGACGGTGCGGTCGTTCCCGACGAAGACAGTGCCGTCGTGTTCGAATAG
- a CDS encoding redoxin domain-containing protein, translating into MPPTAGETVADFEALLCDGETFRSTPLSEALGARGGVVVCTGFAFSAIAQNWWKQFVRAGWDEFEDVPVLGVSRDGPYAQNEFLNWLDHPEFRFFADVDGEVSESLDLLAERSHMANVSTPWRSAFVLDADREVQYAFVADDWISPLPREEIEAAVADL; encoded by the coding sequence ATGCCACCGACTGCAGGTGAGACCGTTGCCGACTTCGAAGCGCTCCTCTGTGACGGCGAGACGTTCCGGTCGACGCCCCTCTCCGAGGCACTCGGCGCTCGCGGCGGCGTGGTCGTCTGTACCGGGTTCGCGTTCAGCGCGATCGCACAGAACTGGTGGAAACAGTTCGTCCGCGCCGGCTGGGACGAGTTCGAGGACGTTCCGGTGCTCGGCGTGAGCCGCGACGGTCCCTACGCACAAAACGAATTCCTCAACTGGCTCGACCACCCGGAGTTCCGGTTCTTCGCGGACGTCGACGGCGAGGTCAGCGAGTCCCTCGACCTGCTCGCCGAGCGGTCGCACATGGCGAACGTCTCGACCCCCTGGCGGTCCGCGTTCGTCCTCGATGCCGACCGCGAGGTACAGTACGCCTTCGTCGCGGACGACTGGATCTCGCCGCTTCCTCGCGAGGAAATCGAAGCCGCCGTCGCGGACCTGTAG
- a CDS encoding glutaredoxin family protein, whose protein sequence is MVTLYRLEGCPYCEHVVDRLEELDVDYESVWVEGLHSKRDEVKKVSGQRQVPVIIDEDRGVTMAESERILDYLDSTHA, encoded by the coding sequence ATGGTAACGCTCTACCGCCTGGAAGGCTGTCCGTACTGTGAGCACGTCGTGGATCGACTCGAGGAACTCGACGTCGACTACGAGAGCGTCTGGGTCGAGGGGCTCCACTCGAAACGCGACGAAGTCAAGAAAGTTTCCGGTCAACGGCAGGTCCCGGTCATCATCGACGAGGACCGCGGCGTGACGATGGCCGAGTCCGAGCGGATCCTCGACTACCTCGATTCGACCCACGCCTGA
- a CDS encoding cupin domain-containing protein, whose amino-acid sequence MERVSLEDLEPSEAADGVHLALMAGTDSMNVQHFEIEPGAVVDEHSHPHEQTGFIVEGELVFLTDGEEIVCGPGDSYAIPGEQPHAAENRGDETVRGVDIFSPPRENPSWQE is encoded by the coding sequence ATGGAACGCGTTTCGCTCGAGGACCTCGAACCGTCGGAGGCCGCCGACGGCGTCCACCTGGCGCTGATGGCGGGTACCGACTCGATGAACGTCCAGCACTTCGAAATCGAGCCCGGTGCGGTGGTCGACGAACACAGCCATCCCCACGAACAGACGGGATTCATCGTCGAGGGCGAACTGGTCTTCCTCACCGATGGGGAGGAGATCGTCTGTGGGCCCGGCGACTCCTACGCCATCCCCGGGGAGCAACCACACGCCGCGGAAAACCGCGGCGACGAGACGGTTCGCGGGGTCGACATCTTCAGCCCGCCGCGGGAGAACCCGAGCTGGCAGGAATAG
- a CDS encoding DMT family transporter yields MNPYVILGGAILSELLGTTALKLSEGFSRPLPTLGVVAGYGLAFYLLSLTLEELPVGVVYATWAALGIVGVASIGVLAFDEQLDGAAVVGLGFILAGVYCLNILSDVAAH; encoded by the coding sequence ATGAACCCGTACGTGATACTCGGCGGTGCGATCCTGTCGGAGCTGCTCGGAACGACGGCGCTCAAACTCTCTGAGGGGTTCTCGCGGCCGCTCCCGACGCTCGGTGTCGTCGCCGGCTACGGCCTGGCGTTCTACCTCCTCTCGCTGACGCTCGAGGAGTTACCCGTCGGCGTCGTCTACGCGACGTGGGCCGCGCTCGGTATCGTCGGCGTCGCGTCGATCGGCGTGCTCGCCTTCGACGAGCAGTTGGACGGCGCGGCGGTCGTCGGCCTCGGTTTCATCCTCGCCGGCGTCTACTGTCTCAACATCCTCTCAGACGTTGCCGCTCACTGA
- a CDS encoding DUF7312 domain-containing protein: MAGDRSENDDTADDRWNERSATEPDVRTATDSSQTGSSDAERDRIPLDLSGSSTDDESAGDETSEADEYAPEASSTPIEAGDPDLENALFVALGAIAMVLVLVRLVGISL; this comes from the coding sequence ATGGCAGGCGACCGGTCCGAGAACGACGACACCGCCGACGACCGATGGAACGAGCGGTCGGCGACGGAGCCGGACGTCCGAACGGCGACCGACTCGAGCCAGACGGGATCGAGCGATGCCGAGCGGGATCGGATCCCGCTCGACCTCTCCGGCTCGAGTACTGACGACGAGTCGGCGGGCGACGAGACGAGCGAGGCGGACGAATACGCACCCGAGGCGAGTTCGACGCCGATCGAAGCCGGCGATCCCGACCTCGAGAACGCGCTGTTCGTCGCCCTCGGAGCGATCGCGATGGTGCTCGTCCTCGTCAGACTGGTCGGGATCTCGCTGTGA
- a CDS encoding tRNA (N(6)-L-threonylcarbamoyladenosine(37)-C(2))-methylthiotransferase: MARYHIETYGCTSNRGESREIERRLRDAGHYRVDGPDEADVAILNTCTVVEKTERNMLRRAEELADETADLFITGCMALAQGEEFARADVDGQVLHWDEVPEAVTNGECPTTTPDAEPILDGVVGILPIARGCMSDCSYCITKQATGKIDSPSIEENVEKARALIHAGAKEIRITGQDTGVYGWDEGERKLHRLLEEICEIEGEFRVRVGMANPKGVHGIREELAAVFAANDELYDFLHAPVQSGSDDVLGDMRRQHQVEEYVEVVETFDDALEYWTLSTDFIVGFPTETDRDHEQSMALLRETRPEKINVTRFSKRPGTDAADMKGLGGTIKKERSKAMSEVKREIVREAYADMVGERREDCLVVEEGTADSVKCRDSAYRQVIVQNASDHGIEPGDFLDLEITAHETMYAFGEPV, encoded by the coding sequence ATGGCCCGGTATCACATCGAAACGTACGGCTGTACGTCGAACCGCGGGGAGAGTCGCGAGATCGAGCGACGGCTCCGCGACGCGGGCCATTACCGGGTCGACGGCCCGGACGAGGCGGACGTCGCGATCCTCAACACCTGTACCGTCGTCGAGAAGACCGAGCGGAACATGCTCCGGCGGGCCGAGGAGCTGGCCGACGAGACGGCCGATCTCTTCATCACGGGCTGTATGGCGCTGGCACAGGGGGAGGAGTTTGCACGAGCGGACGTCGACGGGCAGGTGCTCCACTGGGACGAGGTGCCCGAGGCGGTCACCAACGGCGAGTGTCCGACGACGACCCCCGACGCCGAGCCCATCCTCGACGGCGTCGTCGGCATCCTCCCCATCGCGCGGGGCTGCATGTCCGACTGCTCGTACTGCATTACCAAGCAGGCGACCGGCAAGATCGACTCGCCGTCGATCGAGGAGAACGTCGAGAAAGCCCGCGCGCTCATCCACGCCGGCGCGAAGGAGATCAGAATCACCGGCCAGGACACCGGCGTCTACGGCTGGGACGAGGGCGAGCGCAAGCTCCACCGGCTGCTCGAGGAGATCTGCGAGATCGAGGGCGAGTTCCGGGTCCGCGTGGGGATGGCCAACCCGAAGGGCGTCCACGGCATCCGCGAGGAACTGGCCGCGGTCTTCGCCGCGAACGACGAACTCTACGACTTCCTGCACGCGCCGGTTCAGTCAGGGAGCGACGACGTGCTCGGCGACATGCGTCGCCAGCACCAGGTCGAGGAGTACGTCGAGGTCGTCGAGACCTTCGACGACGCGCTCGAGTACTGGACGCTATCGACGGACTTCATCGTCGGCTTCCCCACCGAGACCGACCGCGACCACGAACAGTCGATGGCCCTCCTGCGAGAAACCCGCCCGGAGAAGATCAACGTCACTCGCTTCTCGAAGCGGCCGGGAACCGACGCCGCCGACATGAAGGGACTCGGCGGGACGATCAAGAAGGAACGCTCGAAGGCGATGAGCGAGGTCAAGCGCGAGATCGTCCGCGAGGCCTACGCGGACATGGTCGGCGAGCGCCGCGAGGACTGCCTGGTCGTTGAGGAGGGAACCGCCGACTCCGTGAAGTGTCGTGATTCGGCGTATCGCCAGGTCATCGTCCAGAACGCGAGCGACCACGGCATCGAGCCCGGCGACTTCCTCGACCTCGAGATAACGGCCCACGAGACGATGTACGCGTTCGGCGAGCCGGTGTAG